One Spinacia oleracea cultivar Varoflay chromosome 4, BTI_SOV_V1, whole genome shotgun sequence DNA segment encodes these proteins:
- the LOC110800172 gene encoding uncharacterized protein, whose translation MAEYTPLHNDIEQPPSLSPPPAPPPMNVAGKSKTARVASLDVFRGLCVFLMMVVDYGGPVFPVIGHAPWHGLHLADFVMPFFLFIAGLSLAIAYKKVGDRMDATKKAIMRAVKLFVLGVFLQGGYLHGAKSLTYGVDMMRLRSMGILQRISIAYLVAALCEIWLPCQKWRKFGIVKTYFWQWCVALLLSSVYIGLLYGLYVPDWEINTSNTGLALPAANGTHVYKVNCGRRGNLSPACNSAGMIDRYILGIDHLYMKPAYQNLKVCNKSKDGLVPEDSPSWCHAPFDPEGVLGSLTAALTCIIGLQFGHILVQTQDHKERLHRWSMLSIFTFILGLYLSFMGIPVNKSLFTVSYVLVTSACAGFIFCMFYLLVDVWKYRWLTVVLEWIGVHALSIFVLLTSNIAIVLLQGFYWRTPENNLIHWVISFFVSQ comes from the exons ATGGCGGAGTACACGCCTCTTCACAACGACATCGAACAACCTCCGTCGTTATCTCCGCCGCCGGCTCCTCCTCCGATGAACGTCGCCGGAAAATCTAAAACCGCGCGCGTCGCTTCTCTTGACGTTTTCCGCGGCCTCTGCGTCTTC CTGATGATGGTGGTTGATTATGGAGGACCAGTATTTCCGGTAATAGGGCATGCGCCATGGCATGGATTGCATTTAGCTGATTTTGTTATGCCTTTCTTTCTCTTCATCGCTGGACTTTCACTTGCTATTGCTTACAAG aaagttggGGATAGAATGGACGCGACAAAGAAGGCAATAATGAGGGCggtgaaattatttgttttagGCGTTTTTCTGCAAG GTGGTTATCTTCATGGGGCCAAGTCATTAACATACGGTGTTGATATGATGAGATTACGCTCTATGGGCATCTTGCAG CGGATATCTATTGCATACCTAGTTGCTGCTTTATGTGAGATTTGGCTTCCATGTCAGAAGTGGAGAAAGTTTGGTATCGTAAAAACCTACTTTTGGCAGTG GTGTGTTGCTTTGCTTTTGTCATCTGTATATATTGGACTTCTGTATGGCTTATATGTTCCTGACTGGGAAATAAATACGTCAAACACAGGTTTGGCTTTGCCTGCAGCAAATGGTACCCATGTCTACAAG GTGAATTGTGGACGGAGAGGTAATCTTAGCCCTGCTTGCAATTCAGCTGGAATGATTGACCGCTATATTCTTGGTATTGATCATCTCTATATGAAGCCTGCATATCAAAACTTGAAG GTGTGTAATAAATCCAAGGATGGCCTAGTACCCGAAGATTCACCTTCATGGTGCCATGCTCCTTTTGATCCGGAAGGAGTTTTGGG CTCCCTTACTGCTGCTTTGACCTGCATTATTGGACTCCAGTTTGGTCACATTCTTGTACAAACTCAG GATCACAAAGAGAGGCTGCACAGATGGTCCATGCTTTCAATCTTCACTTTCATCCTTGGACTATACCTTTCTTTCATGG GTATTCCCGTGAATAAATCGCTGTTTACAGTCAGTTATGTCCTTGTTACTTCAGCTTGCGCAGGATTCATATTTTGCATGTTTTATTTATTG GTAGATGTTTGGAAATACAGGTGGCTAACGGTTGTATTGGAGTGGATAGGAGTTCATGCTTTGAGCATTTTCGTCCTATTGACTTCAAATATAGCTATTGTTTTGCTGCAAGGATTCTATTGGAGAACACCTGAAAATAATCTT ATTCATTGGGTTATAAGCTTCTTCGTCTCGCAATGA